From the Penicillium oxalicum strain HP7-1 chromosome V, whole genome shotgun sequence genome, one window contains:
- a CDS encoding Sarcoplasmic/endoplasmic reticulum calcium ATPase 1, with translation MENAFLYSPAEALGHFHVSEHDGLNADAVLQSRKKHGPNALAEEPPTPMWELILEQFKDQLVLILLGSAAVSFVLALFEEGDDWTAFVDPVVILTILILNAVVGVTQESSAEKAIAALQEYSANEAKVVRDGKVQKVKAEDLVPGDVIHVAVGDRIPADCRLLSIHSNSFRVDQAILTGESESVGKDIRTVKDRQAVKQDQINMLFSGTTVVTGHATALVVLTGGSTAIGDIHDSITNQISEPTPLKQKLNDFGDMLAKVITVICVLVWLINIEHFNDPSFGGSWTKGAIYYLKIAVSLGVAAIPEGLAVVITTCLALGTRKMAQKNAVVRSLPSVETLGSCSVICSDKTGTLTTNQMSVEKIVYVNSLGTGLEEIEVEGTTFAPEGKLTRNGKVVENIAASSSTVARIAEVSALCNAATLACDAKSGAFSNMGEPTEAALRCLVEKIGTPDSALNQKIFSKPASERLHAASAYYESRCALQATYEFSRDRKSMSVLVGQGHDQKLLVKGAPESILERCSHILQGSEGSRVSMTASHAKLISEEIVEYGNRGLRVMALASVDNVSGNELLKTASTTEDYAKLEQNMTLIGLVGMLDPPRPEVAASIQKCHQAGIRVIVITGDNRNTAEAICRQIGIFGPNEDLTGKSFTGREFDSLSESEKMKAVQTASLFSRTEPSHKSQLVDLLQSLNHVVAMTGDGVNDAPALKKSDIGVAMGTGTDVAKLAADMVLADDNFATITVAVEEGRSIYSNTQQFIRYLISSNIGEVVSIFLTAALGMPEALVPVQLLWVNLVTDGLPATALSFNPADHDVMKRPPRRRDEPLVGGWLLFRYMVIGTYVGAATVFGYVWWFMYNPEGPQISYYNLSHFHQCSSLFPEIGCEMFSNDMAKSASTVSLSILVVIEMFNAMNALSSSESLFTFFLHNNPMLVYAITLSMILHFAILYIPFLQTLFAILPLNWTEWKAVLVISAPVIVIDEGLKFIERQLYNTKVTSLHASNGSIGKPKTA, from the exons ATGGAGAATGCATTTCTGTATAGCCCAGCGGAAGCGCTGGGGCATTTCCATGTTTCAGAACATGATGGTCTCAATGCCGATGCCGTGCTTCAGTCCAGAAAGAAGCACGGTCCCAATG CACTTGCCGAGGAACCGCCTACCCCAATGTGGGAATTGATTTTGGAACAGTTCAAGGATCAGCTCGTTCTGATACTACTTGGCTCGGCAGCTGTGTCATTCGTTCTGGCTCTCTTCGAAGAAGGCGACGACTGGACTGCCTTTGTGGACCCTGTTGTT ATTCTGACCATTTTGATCCTCAATGCGGTCGTCGGTGTCACCCAAGAGAGCAGTGCCGAGAAAGCAATTGCGGCTCTGCAGGAATACTCGGCCAACGAGGCCAAGGTTGTGCGTGATGGAAAGGTTCAAAaggtcaaggccgaggatTTGGTGCCCGGTGACGTGATCCACGTCGCTGTTGGTGACCGAATTCCTGCCGACTGTCGCTTGCTCTCCATCCACAGCAACAGCTTCCGTGTGGACCAGGCCATTCTCACTGGCGAGAGTGAGAGTGTTGGAAAGGATATCAGGACTGTGAAGGATCGTCAGGCTGTCAAGCAGGACCAGATCAACATGCTTTTCTCCGGCACTACTGTCGTCACCGGCCATGCTACAGCGTTGGTTGTGTTGACTGGTGGATCTACTGCCATTGGTGATATTCACGACAGCATTACTAACCAGATTTCCGAGCCTACCCCCTTGAAGCAGAAGCTGAATGACTTTGGCGACATGCTCGCCAAGGTCATCACGGTAATTTGTGTCCTCGTGTGGCTGATTAACATTGAGCACTTCAACGACCCTTCCTTCGGCGGTAGCTGGACCAAGGGTGCCATCTACTACCTCAAGATTGCCGTTTCGCTCGGTGTTGCTGCCATTCCTGAAGGTCTCGCCGTTGTCATCACTACCTGCTTGGCTCTGGGAACTCGAAAGATGGCCCAGAAGAATGCCGTGGTCCGCTCTTTGCCCTCGGTGGAAACTCTGGGTAGCTGCAGTGTCATCTGCTCCGACAAGACCGGAACCCTGACCACCAACCAGATGAGCGTGGAGAAGATTGTGTACGTCAACAGTCTGGGCACCGGAttggaggaaattgaagTCGAGGGCACCACTTTCGCACCCGAGGGCAAGTTGACTCGCAATGGCAAGGTCGTCGAAAACATCGCTGCTTCTTCGTCTACTGTCGCTCGAATCGCAGAAGTCTCGGCGCTCTGCAATGCGGCTACCCTGGCTTGTGATGCGAAATCTGGTGCATTCTCTAACATGGGTGAACCCACGGAGGCTGCTTTGCGCTGCCTGGTTGAAAAGATCGGTACTCCTGATTCGGCGCTGAACCAGAAGATCTTCAGCAAGCCAGCTTCCGAGCGTCTCCATGCCGCCTCTGCATATTACGAATCCCGCTGTGCTCTTCAGGCTACCTACGAATTCTCACGCGACCGCAAGAGTATGTCCGTTCTCGTGGGTCAAGGTCACGATCAAAAGCTGCTGGTCAAGGGTGCGCCCGAATCGATCCTGGAGCGCTGTTCCCACATTCTGCAGGGCTCGGAAGGTTCTCGTGTGTCTATGACCGCGAGTCACGCGAAGCTGATCTCCGAAGAGATTGTCGAGTACGGTAACCGCGGTCTGCGGGTCATGGCCCTCGCCAGTGTGGACAATGTTTCTGGAAACGAATTGCTGAAGACCGCATCCACCACGGAGGACTATGCCAAGCTCGAGCAGAACATGACTCTCATTGGATTGGTTGGTATGCTggatcctcctcgtcctgaGGTTGCTGCTTCTATCCAGAAATGTCACCAGGCTGGTATTCGTGTCATCGTTATCACTGGCGATAACCGCAACACCGCCGAGGCCATATGTCGCCAGATTGGCATCTTTGGACCCAATGAAGACCTGACTGGCAAGAGTTTCACTGGCCGCGAATTCGATAGCCTGAGTGAGTccgagaagatgaaggctgTCCAGACTgcatctctcttctcgcGCACGGAACCTAGTCACAAGTCGCAGCTGGTTGATCTCCTTCAATCCTTGAACCACGTTGTCGCCATGACTGGTGATGGCGTCAATGACGCCCCCGCTCTCAAGAAGTCTGACATTGGTGTCGCCATGGGTACAGGTACCGACGTTGCCAAGCTGGCCGCCGACATGGTTTTGGCGGATGATAACTTTGCCACCATCACCGTCGCCGTGGAAGAGGGTCGCTCGATCTATAGCAACACCCAGCAGTTCATCCGGTACTTGATCTCGTCGAACATTGGTGAAGTggtctccatcttcctcactgCCGCTCTTGGGATGCCCGAGGCTTTGGTTCCCGTGCAACTTTTGTGGGTCAACCTGGTCACGGACGGTCTTCCCGCCACTGCCCTCTCGTTCAACCCTGCCGACCATGACGTGATGAAGCGTCCTCCCCGTCGTCGCGATGAGCCTCTCGTGGGCGGCTGGTTGCTGTTCCGTTACATGGTCATTGGTACTTACGTTGGTGCCGCCACCGTTTTTGGCTACGTGTGGTGGTTCATGTACAACCCGGAGGGACCTCAGATCTCGTATTATAATCTG TCTCACTTCCATCAATGCTCCTCGCTCTTCCCCGAGATTGGCTGTGAGATGTTCAGCAACGACATGGCCAAGTCCGCGTCGACTGTCTCGTTGTCTATCCTGGTTGTCATTGAGATGTTCAACGCTATGAACGCCCTGTCCTCCAGCGAATCGCTGTTCACGTTCTTCTTGCACAACAACCCGATGCTGGTCTACGCCATCACCCTGTCGATGATCCTCCACTTTGCCATTCTCTACATTCCCTTCTTGCAGACGCTGTTTGCCATTCTGCCTTTAAACTGGACTGAATGGAAGGCGGTTCTCGTGATCAGTGCTCCCGTCAT TGTCATCGACGAAGGTCTCAAGTTCATCGAACGCCAATTGTACAATACCAAGGTCACGTCTCTGCATGCCTCGAATGGTAGCATTGGCAAGCCCAAGACTGCGTAA